In Methylocystis echinoides, one genomic interval encodes:
- the purS gene encoding phosphoribosylformylglycinamidine synthase subunit PurS: MKARVVVTLKNGVLDPQGKAIEGALKSLGVEGVESVRQGKVFDVEVTGADAAAAKAQLTAACEKLLANTVIENYQIDV, encoded by the coding sequence ATGAAAGCACGCGTCGTCGTCACCTTAAAGAACGGCGTCCTCGATCCGCAAGGCAAGGCGATCGAGGGCGCGCTGAAGTCGCTCGGCGTCGAGGGCGTCGAGAGCGTGCGCCAGGGCAAGGTTTTCGATGTCGAGGTGACGGGCGCGGACGCGGCCGCGGCGAAGGCGCAGCTCACCGCCGCCTGCGAGAAGCTGCTCGCCAACACCGTTATCGAAAATTACCAGATCGACGTTTAA
- a CDS encoding DUF1476 domain-containing protein, which produces MSTFDQREDSFEKRYVHDEELKFRAEARRNKLVGLWAAEKLGKTGAEAQAYAAALVAAEVSADADERVVATVKKDFEAAGVDQSEHQIRRTMEEMLAKAKAEIKAGA; this is translated from the coding sequence ATGAGCACTTTCGACCAGCGCGAGGATTCCTTCGAGAAACGCTACGTCCATGACGAGGAGCTGAAGTTCCGCGCCGAGGCGCGCCGCAACAAGCTCGTCGGCCTCTGGGCGGCCGAGAAGCTGGGCAAGACCGGCGCCGAGGCCCAGGCCTACGCCGCCGCTCTGGTTGCGGCGGAGGTCTCCGCCGACGCCGACGAGCGCGTCGTGGCGACGGTCAAGAAGGACTTCGAGGCGGCCGGCGTCGATCAGTCAGAGCACCAGATCCGTCGCACCATGGAAGAAATGCTCGCCAAGGCCAAGGCCGAGATCAAGGCGGGCGCGTAA
- the purQ gene encoding phosphoribosylformylglycinamidine synthase subunit PurQ, which produces MKAAVIVFPGSNREGDMARALEQATGQKPAMLWHADHELPAGTDLVVLPGGFSYGDYLRCGAIAGRATIMDAVRAHAARGGLVLGVCNGFQILCESGLLPGLLMRNANLRFVCKMQHLRVERNDTAFTRHYAKGQVIEVCIAHGEGNYEADDATIARLEGEGLVAFRYCAADGALGGDANPNGSRNDIAGIYSEKRNVLGLMPHPENLIDPLVGGIDGRALFESLASAA; this is translated from the coding sequence ATGAAAGCCGCCGTCATCGTCTTTCCGGGCTCCAATCGCGAAGGCGACATGGCGCGCGCGCTCGAGCAGGCGACCGGGCAGAAGCCCGCCATGCTCTGGCACGCCGACCATGAGCTGCCGGCGGGGACCGATCTCGTCGTCCTGCCGGGGGGCTTCTCTTACGGCGACTATCTGCGCTGCGGCGCCATCGCCGGCCGCGCAACGATCATGGACGCGGTGCGGGCGCACGCCGCCCGCGGCGGCCTCGTGCTCGGGGTCTGCAACGGATTCCAGATCCTCTGCGAAAGCGGCCTGCTGCCCGGCTTGCTCATGCGCAACGCCAATTTGCGCTTCGTCTGCAAGATGCAGCATTTGCGCGTCGAGCGGAACGACACGGCCTTCACGCGCCACTACGCCAAGGGCCAGGTGATCGAGGTCTGCATCGCCCATGGCGAAGGCAATTACGAAGCCGACGACGCGACCATCGCGCGGCTCGAGGGCGAAGGCCTCGTCGCCTTTCGCTATTGCGCCGCCGACGGCGCCCTCGGCGGCGACGCCAATCCCAATGGCTCGCGCAACGACATCGCCGGCATCTATTCAGAAAAGCGCAATGTGCTCGGGCTGATGCCGCATCCCGAAAATCTCATCGACCCGCTCGTCGGCGGAATCGACGGCCGCGCGCTGTTCGAAAGCCTCGCCAGCGCAGCGTAA
- a CDS encoding phosphodiester glycosidase family protein — protein MAHVVRLSAALAAFLFCAGAGAAPSCADMEQDGASYTVCDVDARKASIRLYLRDGAGDLYGGFSALAEALARRGETLAFAMNAGMYAPDFSPVGLYVEGGRSLHSANTAAGEGNFHMKPNGVFWVDGGQAGVTDTQRFLKSRAQPAYATQSGPMLLIGGRINPHIHESGTSQRFRNGVCVRGGHVARFAISNQPVTFHQFASFFQDRLACADALFLDGGTASGMYAPSLSRHDRFHPMGPLIGVVEKK, from the coding sequence ATGGCGCATGTGGTTCGGCTGTCTGCGGCGCTCGCCGCCTTTCTCTTCTGCGCCGGAGCCGGGGCCGCGCCGTCCTGCGCCGATATGGAGCAGGATGGGGCGTCCTACACGGTCTGCGACGTCGACGCCCGAAAGGCGTCGATCCGCCTTTACCTGCGCGACGGCGCGGGCGACCTTTACGGCGGCTTCTCCGCCCTTGCCGAGGCGCTGGCGCGGCGTGGCGAGACGCTCGCCTTCGCTATGAACGCCGGCATGTATGCCCCCGATTTCTCGCCCGTGGGACTGTATGTGGAGGGAGGGCGCTCGCTCCATTCCGCCAACACGGCCGCCGGCGAAGGCAATTTCCACATGAAGCCCAATGGCGTCTTTTGGGTCGACGGCGGGCAGGCGGGGGTGACGGACACCCAGCGCTTTCTGAAGTCGCGGGCGCAGCCCGCCTATGCGACGCAGTCGGGGCCGATGCTGTTGATCGGCGGCCGGATCAACCCGCATATTCACGAAAGCGGAACCTCGCAAAGGTTCCGCAACGGCGTCTGCGTGCGGGGCGGGCATGTGGCGCGTTTCGCCATCTCCAACCAGCCTGTGACCTTCCACCAGTTTGCGAGCTTCTTCCAGGACCGGCTCGCATGCGCCGACGCGCTGTTTCTCGACGGCGGGACCGCCTCGGGGATGTATGCGCCGTCGCTCTCGCGGCACGACCGCTTTCATCCGATGGGGCCGCTGATCGGGGTGGTCGAGAAAAAATGA
- a CDS encoding tyrosine recombinase XerC, translating into MRDYSLSRPRKALPEAGRFSAAPEIAAQALLWLQALAGERRASRHTLDGYARDLAAFLAFLTEHLGEKPDAAALIALAPADLRAFLARRRSEGLESRSLLRALAAIRNFLRFLEKKGLAKTDLFAAVRPPKKPHSLPKALTVGDARDLIDPAQRAGEAREPWILARDAAVLALLYGVGLRISEALSIAYADAPTGGRDRVTILGKGGKTRTVPVIEPVRRAIEDYLAHCPYELSGGPLFVGVKGGPLSPRIVQLAVQRLRGALGLPDSATPHALRHSFATHLLGRGGDLRTIQELLGHASLSTTQIYTAVDKKRLLDAYKSAHPRAD; encoded by the coding sequence ATGCGCGATTATTCCCTTTCTCGTCCCCGAAAGGCCCTTCCCGAAGCGGGCCGCTTCAGCGCCGCGCCGGAAATCGCTGCGCAAGCTTTGCTTTGGCTCCAGGCTCTCGCGGGAGAACGGCGCGCTTCGCGCCACACGCTCGACGGCTATGCCCGCGACCTCGCAGCCTTCCTTGCCTTTCTGACCGAGCACCTCGGCGAAAAGCCCGACGCGGCGGCGCTCATCGCCCTGGCGCCCGCCGATCTGCGCGCCTTTCTCGCGCGGCGACGCAGTGAGGGACTGGAGAGCCGCTCCCTGCTGCGCGCGCTTGCGGCGATCCGCAATTTCCTGCGCTTTCTGGAGAAAAAGGGCCTCGCCAAGACCGATCTCTTCGCCGCGGTGCGCCCGCCCAAGAAGCCGCACAGCCTGCCCAAGGCGCTCACGGTGGGCGACGCCCGCGACCTCATCGACCCAGCGCAGCGCGCCGGCGAAGCGCGCGAGCCCTGGATTCTCGCCCGCGACGCCGCGGTTCTGGCTCTGCTCTATGGCGTCGGCCTGCGCATTTCCGAGGCCCTGTCGATCGCTTATGCGGACGCGCCCACTGGCGGCCGGGATCGCGTGACCATCCTCGGCAAGGGCGGAAAGACGCGCACGGTTCCCGTCATCGAGCCGGTGCGCCGGGCGATCGAAGATTATCTGGCGCATTGCCCCTATGAGCTTTCCGGCGGGCCGCTGTTTGTCGGCGTCAAGGGCGGGCCGTTGTCGCCGCGAATCGTGCAGCTCGCGGTGCAGCGTCTGCGCGGGGCGCTCGGGCTCCCCGACAGCGCGACGCCGCATGCGCTGCGCCATTCCTTCGCCACCCATCTTCTGGGGCGCGGCGGCGATCTGCGCACGATCCAGGAACTTTTGGGCCACGCCTCGCTGTCGACGACGCAGATTTACACCGCCGTCGACAAGAAGCGCCTGCTCGACGCCTATAAGTCGGCGCATCCGCGGGCGGATTGA
- a CDS encoding Uma2 family endonuclease, which yields MNAEEFFAFTATRPDEEKWELVDGEPILNASASFLHQLIARNLIVVLDRAAATSQASWVVVPGLGVRVSEIGVPVPDILVRPSGNPIVTECDDPLIVFEILSPSTANRDLRWKRKAYATLPSLSQYVVVAQDAVEVVSYDRKNGFAERRFETADGEVDLPVIGARVALRDIYRDTGLL from the coding sequence ATGAACGCGGAGGAATTCTTCGCGTTCACGGCCACGCGCCCCGATGAAGAGAAGTGGGAGTTGGTCGACGGGGAGCCGATCTTGAACGCTTCGGCAAGTTTTCTGCATCAACTCATCGCGCGCAATCTGATCGTCGTCCTTGATCGCGCGGCGGCGACGAGCCAGGCCTCATGGGTCGTCGTACCGGGACTCGGGGTGCGTGTTTCTGAGATTGGCGTTCCCGTACCAGACATCCTGGTGCGCCCGAGCGGCAACCCCATTGTAACGGAATGCGACGATCCTTTGATCGTTTTCGAAATTCTTTCCCCGTCAACCGCGAATCGTGACCTGCGGTGGAAGCGCAAGGCTTACGCCACGCTGCCGAGCCTTTCGCAATATGTCGTCGTGGCGCAGGACGCGGTCGAGGTCGTATCCTACGACCGGAAGAATGGCTTCGCCGAACGCCGCTTCGAGACCGCCGACGGCGAAGTCGACCTCCCCGTCATCGGCGCGCGGGTCGCTCTGCGCGACATTTATCGGGACACAGGTCTCCTTTAG
- the ribB gene encoding 3,4-dihydroxy-2-butanone-4-phosphate synthase, with the protein MPHSITEAIEAIAHGEIVVVTDDDDRENEGDLVIAASLCTPEKMAFIIRHCCGIVCAPVTLEDARRLHLAPMVAQNDAPLGTAFTVSVDVKHGLTTGISAEQRCNTVRALANSNMGAADFVRPGHVFPLIAKDGGVLMRSGHTEAAVDLCKLAGLPPVGVICELANDDGTVMTGQQVSDFARTHNLKLVSVADLIAFRQGREKLVERVATFPVSTEVGDFTGHAYVTPFDSVQHFAFVLGSIGDGRAVPTRLHRADIVSDVMGGAPTIKKTLARFAREGRGVLVYLRDGAAGVPTNIVGREPENAEESRKRQWLDVGLGAQILKDLGVSSIRLRSSSAKPRAFVGLSGFGIEITAVEPVE; encoded by the coding sequence TTGCCCCATTCCATCACAGAGGCCATCGAGGCCATTGCGCACGGCGAGATCGTCGTCGTCACCGACGATGACGACCGAGAGAACGAAGGCGATCTCGTCATTGCGGCGTCGCTGTGCACGCCGGAGAAAATGGCCTTCATCATCCGCCATTGCTGCGGCATCGTCTGCGCGCCCGTCACGCTCGAGGACGCCCGCCGCCTGCATCTCGCGCCCATGGTCGCCCAGAACGACGCGCCGCTCGGCACCGCCTTCACCGTCTCCGTCGACGTGAAGCACGGCCTCACCACCGGCATCTCGGCCGAGCAGCGCTGCAATACGGTGCGCGCGCTCGCCAACAGCAATATGGGCGCCGCCGATTTCGTGCGTCCCGGCCATGTCTTCCCGCTCATCGCGAAGGACGGCGGCGTGCTGATGCGCTCCGGCCATACGGAAGCGGCCGTGGACCTTTGCAAGCTCGCCGGCCTCCCGCCCGTGGGCGTGATCTGCGAACTCGCCAATGACGACGGCACGGTGATGACGGGCCAGCAGGTCTCCGATTTTGCGAGGACGCACAATCTCAAACTGGTTTCGGTCGCGGATCTGATCGCCTTCCGGCAGGGGCGCGAGAAGCTCGTGGAGCGCGTGGCGACTTTCCCGGTCTCGACGGAGGTCGGCGACTTCACCGGCCACGCCTATGTGACGCCCTTCGACAGCGTGCAGCATTTCGCCTTCGTGCTCGGCTCGATCGGCGACGGCCGCGCTGTGCCGACGCGCCTGCACCGCGCCGACATCGTTTCGGACGTGATGGGCGGCGCGCCGACGATCAAAAAGACGCTCGCGCGCTTCGCCCGCGAGGGGCGCGGCGTGCTCGTCTATCTGCGCGACGGCGCCGCCGGCGTCCCCACGAATATTGTCGGACGTGAGCCGGAAAACGCCGAAGAAAGCCGCAAGCGGCAATGGCTGGACGTCGGCCTCGGCGCGCAGATCTTGAAGGATCTGGGCGTCTCGTCGATCCGCCTGCGCTCTTCCTCCGCCAAACCGCGCGCCTTCGTGGGGCTATCGGGCTTCGGAATCGAGATTACCGCGGTGGAGCCGGTGGAGTAA
- the holA gene encoding DNA polymerase III subunit delta, with product MVAVSHRDAERFVASPPESVFLFLIHGSDAGMVRERALAIVTQRVDDRRDPFQFVELSGDAVSADPLTLLDEANTTPLFGGRRAILVETGAKSVIPAVASLIAAPPAACTIVLTAGALKKDAPLRKLVEGAKQGAGLECLPDTEQDIHALVDRTLLEANLVATPEARALLLAALGEDRLMSRAELSKLVLYVHGREHVEAADVEAIVAHASSIASDRVVAAAFAGRAGETLDAYFAQGGDAGALLFGALRYALALHRARLAMEREGGRADAGVTALYRAGFGFMHRALMEEQLKSWTSARLGALIEPLRDAQTRARANANIAQMEAERALWRVARAAGKR from the coding sequence ATGGTCGCCGTCTCGCACCGCGACGCCGAGCGCTTCGTCGCGTCTCCGCCGGAGAGCGTCTTTCTTTTCCTGATCCACGGCTCCGACGCCGGCATGGTGCGAGAGCGGGCGCTCGCGATCGTGACTCAGCGCGTCGACGACCGGCGCGATCCGTTTCAGTTTGTCGAGCTCTCCGGCGACGCCGTGTCCGCCGATCCGTTGACGCTGCTCGACGAAGCCAACACCACGCCGCTCTTTGGCGGCCGCCGCGCCATTCTGGTCGAGACGGGCGCGAAATCGGTCATCCCCGCGGTTGCGTCGCTGATCGCCGCGCCGCCGGCCGCCTGCACGATCGTTCTGACCGCCGGCGCGCTGAAAAAAGATGCGCCGTTGCGCAAGCTCGTGGAGGGCGCGAAGCAAGGGGCCGGACTCGAGTGCCTCCCGGATACGGAGCAGGACATTCATGCGCTGGTCGACCGCACGCTGCTCGAAGCCAATCTCGTGGCGACGCCCGAGGCGCGGGCGCTGCTCCTCGCCGCCCTCGGCGAAGATCGGCTGATGAGCCGCGCCGAGCTCTCCAAGCTCGTTCTCTATGTGCATGGCCGTGAACATGTCGAAGCCGCGGATGTCGAGGCGATCGTCGCCCATGCCTCCAGCATCGCCTCCGACCGCGTCGTGGCCGCCGCTTTCGCGGGCCGCGCGGGCGAGACGCTCGACGCTTATTTTGCGCAAGGAGGCGACGCCGGCGCGCTGCTCTTCGGCGCCCTGCGCTACGCTTTGGCGCTCCATCGCGCCCGGCTCGCCATGGAGCGCGAGGGCGGGCGCGCCGACGCCGGCGTCACCGCGCTCTATCGCGCCGGCTTCGGCTTCATGCATCGCGCCTTGATGGAGGAGCAGCTCAAGAGCTGGACGTCCGCCCGTCTCGGCGCCCTGATCGAGCCCCTGCGCGACGCCCAGACCCGCGCCCGCGCCAATGCGAATATCGCGCAAATGGAGGCCGAACGCGCGCTCTGGCGGGTGGCGAGAGCGGCGGGGAAGCGATGA
- a CDS encoding DUF3429 domain-containing protein, whose product MRTRESLPEAAKWLGYAGAIPFFAGALASIPFFAGTLRPFGLTLLLGYGAIILSFMGGVHWGAAMQRDDPGPGPLGRSVAPSLLALPALLIGGVSGLILLAAGFMGLLFYDLAETRAGRAPQWYPKLRRPLTAIVVSCLVVGAAAQSF is encoded by the coding sequence ATGCGCACAAGAGAATCCCTTCCGGAAGCGGCGAAATGGCTCGGCTATGCAGGCGCGATTCCCTTCTTCGCCGGCGCCCTCGCCTCGATCCCTTTTTTTGCTGGGACGCTGCGGCCTTTCGGCTTGACCCTCCTGCTCGGCTACGGCGCCATCATCCTGTCCTTCATGGGCGGCGTGCATTGGGGCGCGGCCATGCAGCGCGACGACCCCGGACCAGGGCCGCTCGGCCGCAGCGTGGCGCCGTCGCTACTTGCCCTTCCGGCCCTGCTCATCGGCGGGGTTTCGGGCCTCATCCTGCTCGCAGCGGGCTTCATGGGCCTGCTTTTCTACGACCTCGCGGAGACGCGGGCGGGGCGCGCCCCACAATGGTATCCGAAGCTGAGGCGTCCGCTGACGGCGATCGTCGTCTCCTGCCTGGTGGTCGGGGCCGCCGCCCAGTCGTTCTGA
- a CDS encoding histidine phosphatase family protein, protein MRRLLLLRHGKADRHSAGGDRERPLTRRGEEDARRVGEFLREAGMTPELAVASNARRAKQTLERTLEAFPGHVTHLIENTIYLATVDHLVDVLRQTPDKVHTLLAVGHNPGFAELAIWLAGGGEPSDLDHMRASYPTAALAILDFDTEHWAEVRKGAARLHRFVTPAALRGDVVDDPD, encoded by the coding sequence ATGCGACGTTTACTTCTATTGCGCCACGGCAAAGCCGACCGTCACTCAGCCGGAGGGGATCGCGAGCGCCCGCTGACGCGGCGCGGCGAGGAGGACGCGCGTCGCGTCGGCGAGTTTCTGCGCGAAGCGGGCATGACCCCCGAACTCGCCGTCGCCTCCAACGCGCGGCGCGCCAAGCAGACGCTCGAGCGCACGCTCGAAGCCTTCCCCGGTCACGTCACGCATCTCATTGAGAACACGATCTATCTTGCAACAGTCGATCATCTGGTCGACGTGCTGCGGCAGACGCCCGATAAAGTGCACACGCTCCTCGCCGTCGGCCACAATCCCGGTTTCGCGGAGCTTGCGATCTGGCTCGCGGGCGGCGGCGAACCCAGTGATCTCGACCATATGCGCGCCTCCTATCCGACCGCCGCGCTTGCGATTTTGGACTTCGACACCGAACATTGGGCGGAGGTCCGAAAGGGCGCCGCCCGTCTCCATCGATTCGTGACGCCGGCGGCCTTGCGCGGCGACGTCGTCGACGACCCGGACTAA
- the purC gene encoding phosphoribosylaminoimidazolesuccinocarboxamide synthase yields MDFLKPRLIPMNRRRRIYEGKAKVLYEGPEPGTLIQHFKDDATAFNAKKHEVIDGKGVLNNRISEYIFQHLNNIGVPTHFIRRLNMREQLIREVEIIPLEVVVRNVAAGSLAKRLGIEEGTQLPRSIIEFYYKNDALDDPMVSEEHITAFGWATPQEIDDIMALAIRVNDFLSGLFLGVGIRLVDFKMECGRLWEGDMMRIVVADEISPDSCRLWDIKSNDKLDKDRFRRDLGGLVEAYTEVARRLGIMQEGENVRVGAPKLVQ; encoded by the coding sequence ATGGATTTTCTCAAGCCCCGGTTGATCCCAATGAACCGCCGTCGCCGTATCTACGAAGGCAAGGCCAAGGTCCTTTACGAGGGGCCGGAGCCTGGCACGTTGATTCAGCATTTCAAGGACGACGCCACCGCCTTCAACGCCAAAAAGCATGAGGTGATCGATGGCAAGGGCGTCCTGAACAATCGCATCTCGGAATATATCTTCCAGCATCTCAACAACATTGGGGTGCCGACGCATTTCATCCGCCGGCTGAACATGCGCGAGCAGCTCATCCGCGAGGTGGAGATCATTCCGCTCGAGGTCGTGGTGCGCAATGTCGCGGCCGGCTCGCTGGCCAAGCGCCTCGGCATCGAGGAGGGCACCCAATTGCCCCGCTCGATCATCGAGTTCTACTACAAGAACGACGCGCTCGACGACCCGATGGTCTCGGAGGAGCACATCACCGCCTTCGGCTGGGCGACGCCGCAGGAGATCGACGACATCATGGCGCTCGCCATCCGCGTGAACGACTTTCTCTCCGGCCTGTTCCTCGGCGTCGGCATCCGCCTCGTCGATTTCAAGATGGAGTGCGGCCGGCTCTGGGAAGGCGACATGATGCGAATCGTCGTCGCCGACGAGATTTCGCCCGACAGCTGCCGTCTGTGGGACATCAAGTCAAACGACAAGCTGGACAAGGACCGCTTCCGCCGCGACCTCGGCGGGCTGGTGGAGGCCTATACGGAGGTCGCGCGCCGGCTCGGCATCATGCAGGAAGGCGAAAACGTCCGCGTCGGCGCCCCCAAGCTGGTGCAGTAG
- the aroC gene encoding chorismate synthase, which produces MSHNSFGHLFRVTTFGESHGLALGAIVDGCPPGIALTEADIQGFLDKRKPGQSRFTTQRREPDAVKILSGVFAGPDGVQVTTGTPIALVIENADQRSKDYGEIANKYRPGHADYVYDAKYGVRDYRGGGRSSARETAARVAAGAVARKVVPGVTIRGALVQIGPHKIDRARFDWAEVERNPLFCPDAVMAEQWAAYLDEVRKKGSSIGAVVEVVAEGAPPGWGAPLYGKIDADLAAAMMSINAVKGVEIGDGFAAAELSGEENADEMRAGPTFLSNHAGGVLGGLSTGQPIVVRFAVKPTSSILTPRRTIDRDGQETEIVTKGRHDPCVGIRAVPVGEAMMACVLADHFLRHRGQIGG; this is translated from the coding sequence ATGTCGCATAACAGCTTCGGCCATCTCTTCCGCGTCACCACTTTCGGCGAAAGCCACGGCCTTGCGCTCGGCGCGATCGTCGACGGCTGCCCGCCGGGGATCGCGCTGACCGAGGCCGACATCCAGGGCTTTCTCGACAAGCGCAAACCCGGCCAGTCCCGCTTCACCACGCAGCGCCGCGAGCCGGATGCGGTGAAAATTCTTTCCGGCGTTTTCGCGGGCCCCGACGGCGTGCAGGTTACGACCGGAACGCCGATCGCGCTCGTCATCGAAAACGCCGACCAGCGCTCGAAGGACTATGGCGAAATCGCCAATAAATACCGCCCGGGCCACGCCGACTACGTCTACGACGCGAAATATGGCGTCCGCGACTATCGCGGCGGCGGGCGCTCATCGGCGCGCGAGACGGCGGCGCGCGTCGCCGCCGGCGCCGTCGCCCGCAAGGTCGTCCCCGGCGTCACGATCCGCGGCGCGCTGGTGCAGATCGGCCCCCATAAGATCGATCGCGCCCGCTTCGACTGGGCGGAAGTCGAGCGCAATCCGCTGTTTTGCCCGGACGCCGTGATGGCTGAGCAATGGGCGGCCTATCTCGACGAAGTGCGCAAGAAAGGCTCTTCGATCGGCGCCGTTGTGGAGGTCGTCGCGGAAGGCGCGCCGCCCGGCTGGGGCGCGCCGCTTTACGGCAAGATCGACGCGGATCTCGCCGCGGCGATGATGTCGATCAACGCCGTGAAGGGCGTGGAGATCGGCGACGGCTTCGCGGCCGCGGAACTCTCTGGCGAGGAAAACGCCGACGAGATGCGCGCCGGCCCCACATTTTTGTCGAACCACGCGGGCGGCGTGCTCGGCGGCCTCTCGACCGGCCAGCCGATCGTCGTGCGCTTCGCCGTGAAGCCCACCTCCTCCATCTTGACCCCGCGCCGGACCATCGACCGCGACGGCCAAGAGACGGAGATCGTCACCAAGGGCCGCCACGACCCTTGCGTCGGCATCCGCGCCGTGCCGGTCGGAGAGGCCATGATGGCGTGCGTTCTGGCGGATCATTTCCTGCGGCATCGGGGACAGATTGGCGGGTAG
- a CDS encoding histone deacetylase family protein has protein sequence MTRRAALAGAASLAAFPVRAATSGTLFVSHPAALAHDPGPGWPDAPARLRALFTALDDPRFRALLRRDAPLAPRDALLRVHAAAHLDRLAALAPKAGRTELGADVVMSAGSYEAALRAAGGAVAAVDAVMRGEARSAFVATRPPGHHARPDGPMGFCFFNNAAVAARHAIAAHGAERAAIIDFDVHHGNGVQEIFWDEKKVLYCSTHQSPHYPGTGAVTETGAHDTIVNAPLTKGDGGEAFREALKGRILPRLDAFAPDVILLCAGFDAHVHDPLGGLRLVEEDFRDVTLRVMEIAARRCDGRIVSMLEGGYAPKDLAASVAAHVGALMEG, from the coding sequence CTGACCCGCCGCGCCGCCCTCGCCGGCGCCGCCAGCCTTGCCGCCTTCCCCGTCCGCGCGGCGACGTCAGGAACGCTTTTCGTCAGCCACCCCGCCGCCCTCGCCCATGACCCCGGCCCCGGATGGCCCGACGCCCCCGCGCGGCTGCGGGCGCTTTTCACCGCTTTGGACGATCCGCGCTTTCGCGCCCTCCTGCGCCGCGACGCGCCGCTGGCGCCACGCGACGCGCTGCTGCGCGTCCATGCGGCCGCGCATCTCGACCGACTCGCGGCGCTCGCCCCGAAGGCGGGACGAACAGAGCTTGGCGCCGACGTCGTCATGAGCGCCGGAAGTTATGAAGCCGCCCTGCGCGCAGCCGGCGGCGCTGTCGCCGCGGTCGACGCCGTCATGCGCGGAGAGGCGCGCAGCGCTTTCGTCGCGACGCGCCCGCCCGGCCATCATGCGCGCCCCGACGGGCCCATGGGCTTCTGCTTTTTCAACAACGCCGCCGTCGCCGCGCGCCACGCCATCGCGGCCCATGGCGCAGAACGCGCGGCGATCATCGATTTCGACGTGCATCACGGCAATGGCGTGCAGGAGATTTTCTGGGACGAAAAGAAGGTCCTTTACTGCTCGACGCATCAGTCGCCGCATTATCCGGGCACGGGCGCCGTCACGGAGACCGGCGCCCATGACACTATCGTCAACGCGCCGCTGACGAAGGGCGACGGCGGCGAGGCCTTCCGCGAGGCGCTGAAGGGCCGCATCCTCCCGCGCCTCGACGCTTTCGCGCCCGACGTCATCCTGCTCTGCGCCGGCTTCGACGCGCATGTGCATGACCCGCTCGGCGGGCTGCGTCTCGTGGAAGAAGACTTTCGTGACGTCACGCTACGCGTCATGGAAATTGCGGCGCGGCGCTGCGACGGCCGCATCGTCTCGATGCTCGAAGGCGGCTATGCGCCAAAGGACCTCGCAGCGAGCGTCGCCGCGCATGTCGGCGCGCTCATGGAGGGGTGA